The sequence ATGCCGACAATCGAGGCCAACAATGAATTACAAACGCTCCGCGAAGCGGAACAACGGGAGATCGCTGCAATCTTATTTCGTCTTTCCGAAGACCTGCGCGCGCAGTTGCCGGCGATCGAAGCGGCCGCGGTGGCCGTCGCGGTGCTTGACGTAATCAATGCGAAGACCGCGTTCGGCGAACGCTTCAATTGTGTGGTGCCTGAAGTGGCACAGACTAGCGCCAGGGGTGAGGTCAGTACCGGGAGCGGTAGCGACCGGGTCCGCTCGTCGGCGAGCGTTGCTTTTGTCGATCATGACCACCCGGTCGCATCCACCACCCCACGCGGGCTGCCCGCGCAGGGACCCCGGTCCGCTCCCGGTACTGACCTCATAGCCAACCTGGAACTACTCGACGCGCGTCATCCGCTGCTCGAGGAGAATCTGCGCGCATCCGGCGGTCAAGTCGTGCCCGTTTCATTCACGCTGGATCATGAGCAGACAACGATGGTGATCTCGGGTGCGAACGCCGGTGGGAAGACCGTCGTGCTGAAAACCGCGGGTCTGCTGTCGCTGATGGCTCTCTCTGGGCTGCCGGTTCCTGCGCGTTCAGCGCGGGTCCCCTTCTATCGATCAGTTCTTGCCGACATCGGGGACCATCAGTCGCTGGCGGCAAATCTCTCGACCTTCACCTCACACGTTGCAAACATCGCGACGATGATCGAAATCTGCTCCGGCAGCGCGGACATCTCGCCCCCATCTTCTTCGTCCCTCGTACTACTCGATGAAGTCGGGACCGGAACCGATCCAGAGGAAGGGTCAGCGTTGGGCGTTGCCGTTGTCGATCATTTCAAGCAGCGCGGCGCTCACGTGCTGGCCACGACGCATTACTCCGGATTGAAAATGTACGCGGCGAATGAACCCGGCGTCCTGAACGCCAGTGTCGAGTTTGACGAACGGACTTTGCGGCCGACGTATCGTTTACTTGTCGGAGTCGCCGGATCCTCTTCAGGTTTGGACATCGCGCAACGGTTCGGGATTCCCGCGGACATCATCGCCGGCGCAAATGAACACGTCACAGAATCGTCGCGGGTTGCGACCGAATACCTAAGGCGGATTAAGCGCGAGGCCGATGAAGCCGAAGCCTTGCGGCGCGCCCTGGAAGAAGAACGCGCGGCGGTTGCTGAGAAATTCGCGACCCTCGATCTCGACTCTCAGCGGCGCGAACGTGAACGGCAGACTGAGTTTGAAAAACAGTCGGCCGCCATCTTCGCCGAATTTGAAAAGCTTTCCCGCGAACTTCTGGCGAAGATTCAAGAGCGCGCCGATCGCGTCAAGGTCGAGCGCGAAACCCAGAAACGAGCGGCTGAGCTCAAGGGCGAAGCACAACGCGCGGCCAAAGCGATGTCTGACGAGGCGCGCCAAAAAACGCGTGCCCAACTTAGAGGACCTCGCAGTCAGGAAGGGGGCCTGCCCCCGCAGTTGCGCGGCGTGAAGGTAGTTCGCGACGGGCAGGTTGTGAGTGATGCACCACGAACGGCTGAGTCGCCCGAGCCGTCGGAAGACAGCGGGCAAGATGCCCGCGCTCCCAAGCACCCTCCCAGCGGCGACCCCCTACGCGAGATTGCGGTTGGCGACCGGGTTCGTCTCCTTTCATTCGGTTCGACCGGCATCGTCGATCAAATCAAAGACGACGAGGCGGAAGTTCGTGTCGGCTCGTTGCGCATGCGCGAGAAACTCTTAAATCTTGAACTGCTCGACGGTACGAGCTCGAAGCAGAATGAAGTCAGTACCTCCCGCGGTAGCGGGCGGGTCAAAGGTTCTCTTGAGGCTCTGAAGAGACAGGCAACCGCAACCGAGCTGCACCTGCACTCAAAAGACTCGAACTCCAGGTCTCAGAACCACGAACTTAATCTCATTGGTAGGACCACCGATGAAGCCGTCGATCTGGCGGACAAGTTTCTCGACGAAGCTTTCCTGAACGGCCTCAGCGAAGTGCGCATAATTCACGGCCACGGCACCGGCGCGCTGCGTAAGGCGGTCGCTGAATTCCTGCGCTCCCATCCGCACGTCGCGCGCTTTTCATCAGCGCCACCTGAAAAGGGCGGATCCGGCGCAACGCAAGTTGAACTCAATTCATGAAGGAACGCGAGGATTCGGTTCCTCTCTCCGCATGCGGAGAGGGGTTAGGGGAGAGGTTAACGCGCGTCGCAACCCCACCCCCTGCCCCCTCCCCGCGAGCGAGGAGTGGAGAACACCCATTCAAACTCCATCTGGTTGAAGGCACCGGCCTGAAGCGTCTGTTCTTTTCCATCATCGTGGGGCTTGTGCTTTCATACGTCGGTCTGCTTTTGTACGGAACAATGTTCGCCGAACGAATGATCTTTCTCCCGCCGGTTACCAATTACCGCGATACAAGTTCAACTCTGAAACTAAAGTCCGGTGACGGCATTGAGATTTCCGCGGCTTATCTTCCCAATCCGGAAGCTACCTACACAATTCTCTTCAGTCACGGAAATGCTGAAGACCTTGGAACCCTGGCGCCTGAGTTGGAAAACATAAGGGCGCTCGGCTTTTCAATCTTTGCCTATGACTATCACGGATACGGAACAAGCGGCGGCAAAGCGACTGAGCAGAATGCTTACGAAGACATCGACGCCGCGTACAATTACCTGACTCAAGTATTAAAGGTTCCGCCGGATCGGATTATTGCGCACGGTCGTTCGCTGGGCGGCGCAGTCGCAATTGACCTCGCTTCGCGGAAACCCCTCGGCGGACTCGTCGTCGAGAGCTCGTTTGTGTCCGCGTTTCGCGTGGTGACCGGCTATCGCATCTTTCCATTCGACAAGTTCCGCAACGCTGACAAGATTAAAGCGGTCCGCTGTCCGGTGCTGATAATTCACGGCCGCCAGGATGAAGTAATCCCGTTTTGGCATGGCGAACGACTATTTGAATTAGCGAACGAGCCGAAGATGAATTTTTGGGCGGATGGCGCCGGCCACAATAATTTGAAACCTGTTGCGGGCGCCGAATACGTGAAGTCGTTGCAGGCATTCCGCGATTCGCTGGCAACTTTGAAGTAATGACTAACAAAGAACCGTCGTGGTTGACGCTTTTTCGTCCCGTAGGACAGCAAGAACTCGAACTAATCCAACGTAGCCAGAGCACTGCCTTTCCTCCGCGACTACCTGAGCAGCCATTCTTTTATCCGGTTCTGAACGAAGATTACGCGGCACAAATCGCTCGCGACTGGAATGCGAAATATAACGAGCCCAAATTTGGTTATGTGACGCGCTTTCGTGTAAGAAAGTCTTTTCTCGATCGTTATGAAGTGAAGACAGTAGGGGGCGCGAACCATCAGGAATATTGGATACCTGCTGAAGAACTTGAGGAACTCAACCGTAACATCATCGGCACCATCGAAGTGATCGCCGAATTCAAGAATTAACTCGTGCGTTTTCCGCAAACCTTCATCGATGACCTGCGCCGCCAGTCGGACATTGTCCGCATCGTGCAGGACTATGTGACGCTGAAGAAGGCGGGCGCGAATTGGGTGGCGCGTTGTCCTTTTCACAAAGAGACCAAGCCTTCCTTTTCCGTCAATCCCGCAAAAGAAATTTTCTACTGCTTCGGCTGTCAAAAAGGCGGCTCCGTTTTCAACTTCGTGATGGAGATCGAGCGGGTGGCTTTTCCCGAGGCGATCAAAATCGTCGCCGAGAAATCCGGCG is a genomic window of Pyrinomonadaceae bacterium containing:
- a CDS encoding Smr/MutS family protein, yielding MNPQAFGILEFDQLRQLVRRHAQTDMGRARVADLEPFDDLEPLRHALTELGEAISLRARGARFSFDGVADPSESIARLKIEGAALEPLAMLDLVRLCNSALDARNAILAEREDSPTLFDTVAALSPDLKQLATAITKKILPNGELDDRASPELARIRHDVGRLRSSITRSLENLMRRSSEAIQEELVTVRNDRFVIPVRADHRGRINGVAHGSSSSGQTIFIEPMPTIEANNELQTLREAEQREIAAILFRLSEDLRAQLPAIEAAAVAVAVLDVINAKTAFGERFNCVVPEVAQTSARGEVSTGSGSDRVRSSASVAFVDHDHPVASTTPRGLPAQGPRSAPGTDLIANLELLDARHPLLEENLRASGGQVVPVSFTLDHEQTTMVISGANAGGKTVVLKTAGLLSLMALSGLPVPARSARVPFYRSVLADIGDHQSLAANLSTFTSHVANIATMIEICSGSADISPPSSSSLVLLDEVGTGTDPEEGSALGVAVVDHFKQRGAHVLATTHYSGLKMYAANEPGVLNASVEFDERTLRPTYRLLVGVAGSSSGLDIAQRFGIPADIIAGANEHVTESSRVATEYLRRIKREADEAEALRRALEEERAAVAEKFATLDLDSQRRERERQTEFEKQSAAIFAEFEKLSRELLAKIQERADRVKVERETQKRAAELKGEAQRAAKAMSDEARQKTRAQLRGPRSQEGGLPPQLRGVKVVRDGQVVSDAPRTAESPEPSEDSGQDARAPKHPPSGDPLREIAVGDRVRLLSFGSTGIVDQIKDDEAEVRVGSLRMREKLLNLELLDGTSSKQNEVSTSRGSGRVKGSLEALKRQATATELHLHSKDSNSRSQNHELNLIGRTTDEAVDLADKFLDEAFLNGLSEVRIIHGHGTGALRKAVAEFLRSHPHVARFSSAPPEKGGSGATQVELNS
- a CDS encoding alpha/beta hydrolase, with the protein product MKEREDSVPLSACGEGLGERLTRVATPPPAPSPRARSGEHPFKLHLVEGTGLKRLFFSIIVGLVLSYVGLLLYGTMFAERMIFLPPVTNYRDTSSTLKLKSGDGIEISAAYLPNPEATYTILFSHGNAEDLGTLAPELENIRALGFSIFAYDYHGYGTSGGKATEQNAYEDIDAAYNYLTQVLKVPPDRIIAHGRSLGGAVAIDLASRKPLGGLVVESSFVSAFRVVTGYRIFPFDKFRNADKIKAVRCPVLIIHGRQDEVIPFWHGERLFELANEPKMNFWADGAGHNNLKPVAGAEYVKSLQAFRDSLATLK